In Gossypium arboreum isolate Shixiya-1 chromosome 6, ASM2569848v2, whole genome shotgun sequence, the following are encoded in one genomic region:
- the LOC108485270 gene encoding receptor-like protein 1 isoform X1 yields the protein MELKWLAMVLVVLSLRAGLCDGCLEEERFALFQLKPFFEFINYKLQANNFESNPESSSNCCEWERVECDPITGRVTHLFLNYSSSNKMQWYLNASLFLPFEELQNLSLNRNFIAGCIANQGFERLSSKLDKLENLDLSENHFNDSILASLSELSSLKSLNLEYNLFTGLNPTNESNNNGMNLKELYLGGNEMKSLGSLFHEKEGMKLNKLEVLSLPGNLFNNSIFSSLAELSNLKSLDLSDNELEGAIYTKDLNALNNLEELFLSGNEVNGFIPSQGLRLMNLKVLNLSANGFNNSIMSSLATLPNLKTLRIDTYQCNGLMDIKDLYGFSNLEELYMYCYAYSYCSFSLQLLGLFPTLKTLSLERFNINETTMASHSHNTSVTTEFTSLKHLELRGCKVNKNLTRQGLNLRSLEELELDESYLPSNFIQAFGPLISLKKFTAHGIDGNNTPPMRDFCELINLQELDIKNNNLRGSLPMCFSKLTSLKTLSLSYNQFSGNISALKSLTLLESLNLSSNQFSGNISALKSLTLLESLDLSSNQFSENISALESLTLLESLVLSSNQFSGNISALKNLTLLESLDLSSNEFFGNISALENLTSLRLLDISNNKFHILSSLRPLFNLSKLKYLYADNNTIHADDHEMSHSSAPRFQLSSISLSCCGSGGSFPKFLYHQSELQKVYLSDIYFKVDRFPFWLLENNTKLGILDLMNCSLSGPFQVPSHVHPALSYLDISNNAFGGNIPVRIVARLPFLGYLNMSKNCFNGTIPSSFGDMSSLQVLDLSNNQLSGQIPEHMAMGCSLLRFLVLSNNKLQGSIFSGNFILTRLVVLELNGNNFTGRIPNVLANCSDLYILDLSNNSIYGEVPSWIWNMSELAALDVSRNQLFGRLPQWRGYASNLEQVSMADNQLNGSIPRAICSLNLKLQFLDLSMNSLSGTLPSCFKPVSVKEVHLSKNMLQGALSNAFRDSSSLVILDLSYNHLKGNIPNWISNLSDLSYLLLKGNHFDGEIPIQLCKLDHLSLIDLAQNNLSGGIPSCLKVSALNYVLEQYIWHQTIYSNMIILRSIEVSIEYTIKSRSYNYKRRMLQYMSGIDLSCNKLTGEISFETKNIMKLLTLNLSHNSLTGPVPRAFSSLMDMESLDLSYNNLIGNIPAEFALLHFLEYFNVSYNNLSGKTPERIGQLGAFDESNYIGNPFLCGSLVGKNCSPVETPLIPKASAGNKEDHGFIDMDAFYASFFACYVMVLLCIAAVLYINPYWRQAWFYYIQMAIDSCYYFVVDNFPINFCSGNM from the exons ATGGAGTTGAAATGGTTGGCCATGGTTCTTGTAGTGTTATCCTTAAGAGCTGGGCTTTGTGATGGGTGCTTAGAGGAGGAAAGATTTGCTCTCTTCCAACTCAAACCTTTCTTTGAGTTCATTAATTATAAGCTTCAAGCCAATAACTTTGAGTCAAATCCAGAGAGTTCATCAAATTGTTGTGAGTGGGAAAGGGTTGAATGCGACCCAATAACTGGACGAGTCACCCATCTTTTCCTTAATTATTCTAGCTCCAATAAGATGCAGTGGTATCTCAATGCCTCTTTGTTTCTTCCTTTTGAGGAATTACAAAATCTTTCTTTAAATAGGAATTTCATAGCCGGTTGTATTGCCAATCAAG GTTTTGAAAGGTTGTCATCAAAGTTGGACAAGTTGGAGAATCTTGACTTGAGTGAAAATCATTTCAACGATAGCATTTTAGCATCCTTAAGTGAACTTTCATCACTCAAGTCTTTAAATCTAGAGTACAATTTATTCACAGGATTAAATCCTACAAACG AGAGCAATAATAATGGGATGAACTTGAAGGAGTTGTATTTAGGGGGAAATGAAATGAAGAGCCTTGGGTCTTTATTCCATG aaAAAGAAGGAATGAAGTTGAACAAACTTGAGGTACTTAGTTTACCTGGTAATCTCTTTAACAACAGCATATTCTCATCCCTTGCTGAGCTCTCGAATTTGAAGTCATTGGATTTATCTGATAACGAATTGGAGGGGGCAATATATACAAAAG ATTTAAATGCTCTCAACAATTTAGAGGAGTTGTTCTTATCCGGTAATGAAGTGAATGGATTTATTCCATCTCAAg GACTAAGGCTGATGAATttgaaagttcttaatttgagtGCTAATGGTTTCAACAATAGTATAATGTCATCTCTTGCTACACTTCCGAATCTAAAGACTTTGAGGATAGATACCTATCAATGCAATGGATTAATGGATATCAAAG ATTTATATGGTTTCAGCAATTTGGAGGAGCTGTATATGTACTGCTATGCAT ATTCTTATTGTAGCTTCTCATTACAATTATTGGGCTTATTCCCCACGTTGAAGACTCTTTCGTTAGAGAGATTTAATATTAATGAAACCACAATGGCTTCTCATTCCCACAATA CCTCTGTTACAACAGAATTTACTTCATTGAAGCATTTAGAGTTGCGGGGTTGTAAGGTCAACAAAAATCTCACTCGACAAG GGCTAAATTTGAGAAGTTTGGAAGAATTGGAGTTGGATGAATCATATTTACCTTCAAACTTTATTCAAGCTTTTGGACCTCTAATTTCTCTTAAAAAATTTACAGCCCATGGTATTGATGGTAACAACACTCCACCTATGCGTG ATTTTTGTGAATTGATAAATCTCCAAGAGTTGGATATCAAGAACAATAATCTAAGGGGTAGTTTACCCATGTGTTTCTCCAAACTCACGTCCCTTAAAACATTATCTCTCTCTTATAATCAATTTTCTGGAAATATATCTGCCCTTAAGAGCCTAACATTGCTTGAATCATTGAACCTATCTTCTAATCAGTTCTCCGGAAATATATCTGCCCTTAAGAGCTTAACATTGCTTGAATCTTTGGACCTCTCTTCTAATCAATTCTCCGAAAATATATCTGCCCTTGAGAGCCTAACATTGCTTGAATCTTTGGTCCTCTCTTCTAATCAGTTCTCTGGAAATATATCTGCCCTTAAGAACTTAACGTTGCTTGAATCTTTGGACCTCTCTTCTAATGAGTTCTTTGGAAACATATCTGCCCTTGAAAATCTAACATCCCTCCGGTTGTTGGATATTTCAAACAATAAATTTCACATCCTAAGCTCATTAAGACCCTTGTTCAACCTTTCAAAACTCAAGTACCTCTATGCAGATAACAACACCATACATGCTGATGATCATGAGATGTCGCATTCTTCGGCTCCAAGGTTCCAATTGAGTTCCATCAGCTTATCTTGTTGTGGAAGTGGTGGGTCATTTCCAAAATTCTTATACCATCAAAGTGAATTGCAGAAAGTTTATCTCTCAGACATATATTTCAAGGTGGATCGATTTCCATTTTGGTTGTTGGAAAACAACACGAAGCTAGGGATCCTGGATCTCATGAATTGCTCTCTGTCAGGGCCTTTTCAAGTGCCATCGCATGTGCATCCTGCTTTATCATATTTGGATATCTCCAACAATGCCTTCGGTGGCAACATCCCAGTAAGAATTGTAGCACGCTTACCATTTTTGGGTTATTTGAACATGTCAAAGAATTGTTTCAATGGCACCATTCCCTCTTCATTTGGTGATATGAGTTCCTTACAAGTTTTGGACTTATCAAACAACCAATTGTCTGGACAGATACCTGAGCACATGGCTATGGGTTGCTCTTTATTACGGTTCCTTGTATTATCAAATAACAAATTACAAGGATCAATTTTCTCTGGGAATTTTATTCTAACAAGGTTGGTCGTGCTcgaattaaatggaaataactTCACTGGGAGGATCCCAAATGTCTTAGCTAACTGCTCTGACTTGTATATACTAGATCTTAGCAATAACTCTATCTATGGTGAAGTCCCAAGTTGGATTTGGAATATGTCAGAGCTGGCAGCATTGGATGTGAGCAGGAACCAACTCTTTGGTAGATTGCCACAATGGAGGGGATATGCTTCGAATTTGGAACAAGTTTCCATGGCAGATAATCAACTTAATGGTTCAATACCAAGGGCAATTTGCAGTCTCAATCTCAAACTTCAATTTTTGGACCTTTCCATGAACAGTTTATCTGGGACTCTACCATCTTGCTTCAAGCCGGTATCAGTGAAGGAAGTTCATTTATCTAAAAATATGCTACAAGGAGCGTTATCGAATGCTTTTCGTGATAGCTCTTCGTTGGTGATATTGGATCTTAGCTATAACCACTTGAAAGGTAACATTCCAAATTGGATTAGCAACCTTTCTGACTTAAGTTATCTTCTCTTAAAGGGAAACCACTTTGATGGTGAAATTCCAATTCAATTATGCAAGTTGGATCATTTAAGCCTGATTGATCTTGCTCAAAACAATCTCTCTGGTGGTATTCCTTCTTGTTTAAAAGTTTCTGCCTTGAACTATGTACTTGAGCAATATATTTGGCATCAAACTATTTATTCCAACATGATTATCTTGAGGTCCATTGAAGTTTCAATAGAATACACAATAAAGAGCAGATCCTACAATTACAAGAGAAGAATGCTTCAATACATGTCTGGAATTGATCTCTCCTGCAACAAGCTTACCGGTGAAATTAGTTTTGAAACAAAAAACATTATGAAACTCCTCACATTGAACCTTTCTCACAATAGCTTGACCGGACCAGTGCCACGAGCATTTTCTAGCCTCATGGACATGGAAAGTCTAGATCTTTCCTACAACAATTTGATAGGGAATATCCCTGCCGAATTTGCGCTGTTACATTTCTTAGAATACTTCAATGTGTCATATAACAATTTATCTGGAAAGACACCTGAAAGGATTGGACAGTTGGGAGCATTTGATGAAAGCAACTACATAGGGAATCCTTTTCTTTGTGGCTCATTGGTGGGGAAGAATTGCTCGCCCGTGGAAACACCATTGATACCGAAAGCTTCGGCTGGCAACAAAGAAGACCATGGTTTCATTGATATGGATGCCTTCTATGCTAGCTTCTTCGCATGTTACGTGATGGTGCTACTGTGTATCGCAGCTGTGCTGTACATAAATCCTTATTGGAGGCAAGCATGGTTTTACTATATACAAATGGCCATTGATTCCTGCTACTATTTTGTGGTAGATAATTTCCCCATAAATTTTTGTAGTGGAAACATGTAG
- the LOC108485270 gene encoding receptor-like protein 13 isoform X2: protein MELKWLAMVLVVLSLRAGLCDGCLEEERFALFQLKPFFEFINYKLQANNFESNPESSSNCCEWERVECDPITGRVTHLFLNYSSSNKMQWYLNASLFLPFEELQNLSLNRNFIAGCIANQGFERLSSKLDKLENLDLSENHFNDSILASLSELSSLKSLNLEYNLFTGLNPTNESNNNGMNLKELYLGGNEMKSLGSLFHEKEGMKLNKLEVLSLPGNLFNNSIFSSLAELSNLKSLDLSDNELEGAIYTKDLNALNNLEELFLSGNEVNGFIPSQGLRLMNLKVLNLSANGFNNSIMSSLATLPNLKTLRIDTYQCNGLMDIKDLYGFSNLEELYMYCYAYSYCSFSLQLLGLFPTLKTLSLERFNINETTMASHSHNKFTSLKHLELRGCKVNKNLTRQAGLNLRSLEELELDESYLPSNFIQAFGPLISLKKFTAHGIDGNNTPPMRDFCELINLQELDIKNNNLRGSLPMCFSKLTSLKTLSLSYNQFSGNISALKSLTLLESLNLSSNQFSGNISALKSLTLLESLDLSSNQFSENISALESLTLLESLVLSSNQFSGNISALKNLTLLESLDLSSNEFFGNISALENLTSLRLLDISNNKFHILSSLRPLFNLSKLKYLYADNNTIHADDHEMSHSSAPRFQLSSISLSCCGSGGSFPKFLYHQSELQKVYLSDIYFKVDRFPFWLLENNTKLGILDLMNCSLSGPFQVPSHVHPALSYLDISNNAFGGNIPVRIVARLPFLGYLNMSKNCFNGTIPSSFGDMSSLQVLDLSNNQLSGQIPEHMAMGCSLLRFLVLSNNKLQGSIFSGNFILTRLVVLELNGNNFTGRIPNVLANCSDLYILDLSNNSIYGEVPSWIWNMSELAALDVSRNQLFGRLPQWRGYASNLEQVSMADNQLNGSIPRAICSLNLKLQFLDLSMNSLSGTLPSCFKPVSVKEVHLSKNMLQGALSNAFRDSSSLVILDLSYNHLKGNIPNWISNLSDLSYLLLKGNHFDGEIPIQLCKLDHLSLIDLAQNNLSGGIPSCLKVSALNYVLEQYIWHQTIYSNMIILRSIEVSIEYTIKSRSYNYKRRMLQYMSGIDLSCNKLTGEISFETKNIMKLLTLNLSHNSLTGPVPRAFSSLMDMESLDLSYNNLIGNIPAEFALLHFLEYFNVSYNNLSGKTPERIGQLGAFDESNYIGNPFLCGSLVGKNCSPVETPLIPKASAGNKEDHGFIDMDAFYASFFACYVMVLLCIAAVLYINPYWRQAWFYYIQMAIDSCYYFVVDNFPINFCSGNM from the exons ATGGAGTTGAAATGGTTGGCCATGGTTCTTGTAGTGTTATCCTTAAGAGCTGGGCTTTGTGATGGGTGCTTAGAGGAGGAAAGATTTGCTCTCTTCCAACTCAAACCTTTCTTTGAGTTCATTAATTATAAGCTTCAAGCCAATAACTTTGAGTCAAATCCAGAGAGTTCATCAAATTGTTGTGAGTGGGAAAGGGTTGAATGCGACCCAATAACTGGACGAGTCACCCATCTTTTCCTTAATTATTCTAGCTCCAATAAGATGCAGTGGTATCTCAATGCCTCTTTGTTTCTTCCTTTTGAGGAATTACAAAATCTTTCTTTAAATAGGAATTTCATAGCCGGTTGTATTGCCAATCAAG GTTTTGAAAGGTTGTCATCAAAGTTGGACAAGTTGGAGAATCTTGACTTGAGTGAAAATCATTTCAACGATAGCATTTTAGCATCCTTAAGTGAACTTTCATCACTCAAGTCTTTAAATCTAGAGTACAATTTATTCACAGGATTAAATCCTACAAACG AGAGCAATAATAATGGGATGAACTTGAAGGAGTTGTATTTAGGGGGAAATGAAATGAAGAGCCTTGGGTCTTTATTCCATG aaAAAGAAGGAATGAAGTTGAACAAACTTGAGGTACTTAGTTTACCTGGTAATCTCTTTAACAACAGCATATTCTCATCCCTTGCTGAGCTCTCGAATTTGAAGTCATTGGATTTATCTGATAACGAATTGGAGGGGGCAATATATACAAAAG ATTTAAATGCTCTCAACAATTTAGAGGAGTTGTTCTTATCCGGTAATGAAGTGAATGGATTTATTCCATCTCAAg GACTAAGGCTGATGAATttgaaagttcttaatttgagtGCTAATGGTTTCAACAATAGTATAATGTCATCTCTTGCTACACTTCCGAATCTAAAGACTTTGAGGATAGATACCTATCAATGCAATGGATTAATGGATATCAAAG ATTTATATGGTTTCAGCAATTTGGAGGAGCTGTATATGTACTGCTATGCAT ATTCTTATTGTAGCTTCTCATTACAATTATTGGGCTTATTCCCCACGTTGAAGACTCTTTCGTTAGAGAGATTTAATATTAATGAAACCACAATGGCTTCTCATTCCCACAATA AATTTACTTCATTGAAGCATTTAGAGTTGCGGGGTTGTAAGGTCAACAAAAATCTCACTCGACAAG CAGGGCTAAATTTGAGAAGTTTGGAAGAATTGGAGTTGGATGAATCATATTTACCTTCAAACTTTATTCAAGCTTTTGGACCTCTAATTTCTCTTAAAAAATTTACAGCCCATGGTATTGATGGTAACAACACTCCACCTATGCGTG ATTTTTGTGAATTGATAAATCTCCAAGAGTTGGATATCAAGAACAATAATCTAAGGGGTAGTTTACCCATGTGTTTCTCCAAACTCACGTCCCTTAAAACATTATCTCTCTCTTATAATCAATTTTCTGGAAATATATCTGCCCTTAAGAGCCTAACATTGCTTGAATCATTGAACCTATCTTCTAATCAGTTCTCCGGAAATATATCTGCCCTTAAGAGCTTAACATTGCTTGAATCTTTGGACCTCTCTTCTAATCAATTCTCCGAAAATATATCTGCCCTTGAGAGCCTAACATTGCTTGAATCTTTGGTCCTCTCTTCTAATCAGTTCTCTGGAAATATATCTGCCCTTAAGAACTTAACGTTGCTTGAATCTTTGGACCTCTCTTCTAATGAGTTCTTTGGAAACATATCTGCCCTTGAAAATCTAACATCCCTCCGGTTGTTGGATATTTCAAACAATAAATTTCACATCCTAAGCTCATTAAGACCCTTGTTCAACCTTTCAAAACTCAAGTACCTCTATGCAGATAACAACACCATACATGCTGATGATCATGAGATGTCGCATTCTTCGGCTCCAAGGTTCCAATTGAGTTCCATCAGCTTATCTTGTTGTGGAAGTGGTGGGTCATTTCCAAAATTCTTATACCATCAAAGTGAATTGCAGAAAGTTTATCTCTCAGACATATATTTCAAGGTGGATCGATTTCCATTTTGGTTGTTGGAAAACAACACGAAGCTAGGGATCCTGGATCTCATGAATTGCTCTCTGTCAGGGCCTTTTCAAGTGCCATCGCATGTGCATCCTGCTTTATCATATTTGGATATCTCCAACAATGCCTTCGGTGGCAACATCCCAGTAAGAATTGTAGCACGCTTACCATTTTTGGGTTATTTGAACATGTCAAAGAATTGTTTCAATGGCACCATTCCCTCTTCATTTGGTGATATGAGTTCCTTACAAGTTTTGGACTTATCAAACAACCAATTGTCTGGACAGATACCTGAGCACATGGCTATGGGTTGCTCTTTATTACGGTTCCTTGTATTATCAAATAACAAATTACAAGGATCAATTTTCTCTGGGAATTTTATTCTAACAAGGTTGGTCGTGCTcgaattaaatggaaataactTCACTGGGAGGATCCCAAATGTCTTAGCTAACTGCTCTGACTTGTATATACTAGATCTTAGCAATAACTCTATCTATGGTGAAGTCCCAAGTTGGATTTGGAATATGTCAGAGCTGGCAGCATTGGATGTGAGCAGGAACCAACTCTTTGGTAGATTGCCACAATGGAGGGGATATGCTTCGAATTTGGAACAAGTTTCCATGGCAGATAATCAACTTAATGGTTCAATACCAAGGGCAATTTGCAGTCTCAATCTCAAACTTCAATTTTTGGACCTTTCCATGAACAGTTTATCTGGGACTCTACCATCTTGCTTCAAGCCGGTATCAGTGAAGGAAGTTCATTTATCTAAAAATATGCTACAAGGAGCGTTATCGAATGCTTTTCGTGATAGCTCTTCGTTGGTGATATTGGATCTTAGCTATAACCACTTGAAAGGTAACATTCCAAATTGGATTAGCAACCTTTCTGACTTAAGTTATCTTCTCTTAAAGGGAAACCACTTTGATGGTGAAATTCCAATTCAATTATGCAAGTTGGATCATTTAAGCCTGATTGATCTTGCTCAAAACAATCTCTCTGGTGGTATTCCTTCTTGTTTAAAAGTTTCTGCCTTGAACTATGTACTTGAGCAATATATTTGGCATCAAACTATTTATTCCAACATGATTATCTTGAGGTCCATTGAAGTTTCAATAGAATACACAATAAAGAGCAGATCCTACAATTACAAGAGAAGAATGCTTCAATACATGTCTGGAATTGATCTCTCCTGCAACAAGCTTACCGGTGAAATTAGTTTTGAAACAAAAAACATTATGAAACTCCTCACATTGAACCTTTCTCACAATAGCTTGACCGGACCAGTGCCACGAGCATTTTCTAGCCTCATGGACATGGAAAGTCTAGATCTTTCCTACAACAATTTGATAGGGAATATCCCTGCCGAATTTGCGCTGTTACATTTCTTAGAATACTTCAATGTGTCATATAACAATTTATCTGGAAAGACACCTGAAAGGATTGGACAGTTGGGAGCATTTGATGAAAGCAACTACATAGGGAATCCTTTTCTTTGTGGCTCATTGGTGGGGAAGAATTGCTCGCCCGTGGAAACACCATTGATACCGAAAGCTTCGGCTGGCAACAAAGAAGACCATGGTTTCATTGATATGGATGCCTTCTATGCTAGCTTCTTCGCATGTTACGTGATGGTGCTACTGTGTATCGCAGCTGTGCTGTACATAAATCCTTATTGGAGGCAAGCATGGTTTTACTATATACAAATGGCCATTGATTCCTGCTACTATTTTGTGGTAGATAATTTCCCCATAAATTTTTGTAGTGGAAACATGTAG